One Stegostoma tigrinum isolate sSteTig4 chromosome 22, sSteTig4.hap1, whole genome shotgun sequence DNA segment encodes these proteins:
- the LOC125463644 gene encoding Golgi apparatus membrane protein TVP23 homolog B isoform X1, giving the protein MMRQESSDEAEDVSLFDADDEGQRKSKRKRIRHPVACFFHLFFRISAIVVYLLCEFLSNSFIACFVTIILLLSCDFWTVKNITGRLLVGLRWWNQVDDDGKSHWVFEAKKPSSQGKRVSSEAESKIFWLGLIICPILWVIFVFSTFFSFKLKWLAVVIMGVALQGSNLYGYIKCKIGSGKNLTSMATSYLGRQFFKTAMKKENTES; this is encoded by the exons ATGATGCGgcag GAATCCAGTGACGAGGCAGAGGATGTTTCACTTTTTGATGCTGATGATGAAGGACAGAGAAAATCCAAAAGGAAGAGGATCCG GCATCCAGTGGCTTGCTTCTTCCACCTGTTTTTCCGGATTAGTGCAATAGTTGTCTACCTTCTTTGTGAATTTCTGAGCAATAGCTTCATTGCCTGCTTTGTGACAATAATATTGCTtctatcatgtgacttctggacTGTAAAA AATATCACTGGTAGATTACTGGTGGGGTTACGCTGGTGGAACCAGGTTGATGATGATGGAAAGAGTCACTGGGTCTTTGAGGCGAAGAAG CCTTCAAGTCAAGGGAAAAGAGTTTCTTCCGAAGCAGAATCCAAAATCTTCTGGTTAGGATTAATCATTTGCCCCATTCTGTGGGTCATTTTTGTCTTCAGCACATTCTTTTCCTTTAAGCTGAAATGGTTG GCTGTGGTTATCATGGGTGTTGCGCTTCAAGGATCAAATCTCTATGGTTATATAAAGTGTAAAATAGGAAGTGGGAAAAATCTAACTAGCATGGCTACCTCCTATCTGGGCCGCCAGTTTTTCAAGACG gcaatgaagaaagaaaacacaGAATCTTAA
- the LOC125463644 gene encoding Golgi apparatus membrane protein TVP23 homolog B isoform X2: MMRQESSDEAEDVSLFDADDEGQRKSKRKRIRHPVACFFHLFFRISAIVVYLLCEFLSNSFIACFVTIILLLSCDFWTVKPSSQGKRVSSEAESKIFWLGLIICPILWVIFVFSTFFSFKLKWLAVVIMGVALQGSNLYGYIKCKIGSGKNLTSMATSYLGRQFFKTAMKKENTES; this comes from the exons ATGATGCGgcag GAATCCAGTGACGAGGCAGAGGATGTTTCACTTTTTGATGCTGATGATGAAGGACAGAGAAAATCCAAAAGGAAGAGGATCCG GCATCCAGTGGCTTGCTTCTTCCACCTGTTTTTCCGGATTAGTGCAATAGTTGTCTACCTTCTTTGTGAATTTCTGAGCAATAGCTTCATTGCCTGCTTTGTGACAATAATATTGCTtctatcatgtgacttctggacTGTAAAA CCTTCAAGTCAAGGGAAAAGAGTTTCTTCCGAAGCAGAATCCAAAATCTTCTGGTTAGGATTAATCATTTGCCCCATTCTGTGGGTCATTTTTGTCTTCAGCACATTCTTTTCCTTTAAGCTGAAATGGTTG GCTGTGGTTATCATGGGTGTTGCGCTTCAAGGATCAAATCTCTATGGTTATATAAAGTGTAAAATAGGAAGTGGGAAAAATCTAACTAGCATGGCTACCTCCTATCTGGGCCGCCAGTTTTTCAAGACG gcaatgaagaaagaaaacacaGAATCTTAA